The Corynebacterium pseudopelargi genome contains a region encoding:
- the cobT gene encoding nicotinate-nucleotide--dimethylbenzimidazole phosphoribosyltransferase — protein MQPSDFFPKIQEPSAEHERAAREFQLELTKPTGSLARLEDLGVWLSACQGQVPPAKIQRPRLVVFAGDHGIATKNVSPYPIEVSIQMAENIRRGGAGVNVIANQSGTGVRVADISLNHDVFGDERVSKSCGSIDREDAMSEEELVRAIEIGKRIADEEVDAGADLLMAGDLGIGNTTPSAVIIGLLTRQEPVVVTGRGSGVDDEGWMRKVAAVRDAMFRARTFRHAPLDLARSVTSPELVAMAAFLAQAAVRRTPVLLDGVVVTAAALLAEQFAPGARRWWQAGHQSAEPAHSFALNYLGLEPFVRLGLRLGEGSGAAAAVPFVHMATAIMNDMATFESAQVSGRDAVPPERSI, from the coding sequence ATGCAACCTTCAGACTTTTTCCCAAAAATCCAAGAGCCAAGCGCCGAGCACGAGCGTGCGGCACGTGAGTTCCAGTTGGAGCTGACAAAACCCACTGGATCTCTTGCTCGATTAGAAGATCTTGGCGTGTGGCTTTCTGCGTGCCAAGGCCAGGTGCCTCCGGCAAAGATCCAGCGCCCCCGCCTCGTGGTGTTTGCTGGCGATCATGGCATTGCCACCAAGAATGTCTCCCCCTACCCCATCGAAGTCTCCATTCAGATGGCTGAAAATATCCGCCGCGGCGGCGCTGGGGTCAATGTGATTGCCAATCAATCCGGCACGGGTGTGCGCGTGGCCGATATTTCTTTGAACCACGATGTGTTTGGTGATGAGCGCGTATCAAAGTCCTGCGGTTCGATTGATCGCGAAGATGCGATGAGCGAAGAGGAGCTTGTTCGCGCGATAGAGATTGGCAAGCGCATCGCCGATGAGGAAGTTGATGCCGGTGCTGATCTGCTCATGGCTGGTGACCTCGGCATTGGCAACACCACTCCTTCTGCGGTGATCATTGGTTTGCTTACCCGCCAGGAACCTGTGGTGGTCACAGGCCGCGGTTCGGGGGTTGATGATGAAGGCTGGATGCGCAAAGTAGCAGCCGTGCGCGATGCGATGTTCCGTGCCCGGACCTTCCGCCATGCGCCCTTGGATTTGGCCCGCAGCGTCACGTCTCCTGAGCTTGTGGCCATGGCTGCATTTCTAGCGCAGGCTGCAGTAAGGCGGACCCCTGTGTTGCTCGATGGCGTGGTGGTTACTGCAGCGGCGTTGCTTGCAGAGCAATTTGCTCCCGGCGCGCGCCGTTGGTGGCAAGCAGGGCACCAATCGGCTGAGCCTGCTCATAGCTTCGCGCTGAATTATCTAGGCCTTGAGCCTTTTGTACGCCTTGGTTTGCGCCTGGGCGAAGGCTCAGGGGCCGCGGCGGCCGTGCCATTTGTGCACATGGCCACTGCGATCATGAACGATATGGCGACCTTTGAGTCGGCTCAGGTGTCTGGGCGTGATGCGGTTCCACCGGAACGCAGCATCTAA
- a CDS encoding branched-chain amino acid aminotransferase, translating into MSDLSFSIHRTENPTSPERLAEILEAPGFGNYFTDHMVTIDWNAQEGWHNAQVRPYEAFKIDPASSVLHYGQAIFEGIKAYRHEDGHIKTFRPEMNARRMQRSAERMAMPELPEDLFIESLRQLVEIDQQWVPKAGGEEALYLRPFMIATETTLGVHPSATYTYAVIASPAGAYFSGGIKPVSVWLSEDYTRACPGGTGAAKFAGNYAASLAAQAQAAEKGCDQVVWLDAIEHKYIEEMGGMNLFFVFGEGENAHVVTPKLSGSLLPGVTRDSLLQVARDLGYTTEERLVSTDQWRETAESGEMSEAFACGTAAVVTPVGFVKSAAGEFEVAHGNAGTITMQLREALTGIQRGSVEDTHHWMHTLV; encoded by the coding sequence ATGAGCGATCTTTCATTTAGCATTCATAGAACTGAAAACCCCACCTCCCCGGAGCGCCTCGCAGAAATCCTCGAAGCACCGGGATTTGGCAACTACTTCACCGACCACATGGTCACCATCGACTGGAATGCACAAGAAGGCTGGCACAACGCCCAAGTGCGCCCCTATGAAGCATTCAAGATAGATCCCGCCAGCTCCGTGCTGCACTACGGCCAAGCCATCTTCGAAGGCATCAAGGCGTATCGCCACGAAGATGGGCACATCAAAACCTTCCGGCCCGAGATGAACGCACGCCGCATGCAACGCTCCGCCGAGCGCATGGCAATGCCCGAATTGCCCGAGGACCTCTTTATCGAGTCGCTGCGCCAACTGGTGGAAATTGACCAGCAGTGGGTGCCCAAAGCCGGCGGAGAAGAAGCCCTCTACCTGCGCCCCTTTATGATCGCCACCGAAACCACCCTTGGTGTGCACCCCTCTGCCACCTACACCTATGCAGTGATTGCCTCACCCGCGGGCGCATACTTCTCGGGCGGCATTAAGCCCGTATCAGTGTGGCTTTCCGAGGACTACACCCGCGCATGCCCAGGCGGCACCGGTGCAGCGAAATTTGCCGGCAACTACGCAGCCTCCCTGGCAGCCCAAGCCCAGGCCGCAGAAAAGGGCTGCGACCAGGTGGTATGGCTTGATGCCATCGAGCACAAATACATCGAAGAAATGGGTGGCATGAACCTTTTCTTCGTCTTCGGCGAAGGCGAGAACGCCCATGTTGTTACCCCGAAACTCTCCGGTTCGCTGCTGCCAGGTGTTACCCGCGACTCCCTCTTGCAGGTAGCCCGCGACCTTGGCTACACCACCGAGGAGCGCCTCGTTTCCACCGATCAGTGGCGTGAAACCGCAGAAAGCGGCGAGATGAGCGAGGCCTTCGCCTGCGGCACCGCTGCGGTGGTGACCCCAGTTGGTTTTGTGAAATCCGCAGCAGGCGAGTTCGAGGTGGCACACGGCAACGCCGGCACGATCACCATGCAGCTACGTGAGGCGCTTACTGGAATCCAACGCGGCAGCGTCGAAGATACGCATCACTGGATGCACACCCTGGTCTAG
- a CDS encoding bifunctional adenosylcobinamide kinase/adenosylcobinamide-phosphate guanylyltransferase: MRTLVLGGARSGKSGVAESLVGDGNCVYVATARPFGDSFDADFRARIARHVARRPSHWRTEDQRDLCQCLLQQRQGTLLVDDLATWLSARIDAADGWDDPRALLEGLEQELIQALEAATADVIIVSAEVGMSIVPEHPSARAFRDCLGTLNQAVAEVCEEVLLVVAGQRLKLKSA; the protein is encoded by the coding sequence GTGCGCACGTTGGTCCTTGGCGGTGCCCGTTCCGGGAAGTCCGGCGTTGCTGAGTCCTTAGTGGGCGATGGCAATTGCGTCTATGTGGCCACTGCCAGGCCTTTTGGCGATTCTTTCGATGCCGATTTCCGGGCTCGCATAGCCCGCCACGTTGCGCGCCGGCCTAGCCATTGGCGCACCGAGGATCAACGAGACTTGTGCCAATGTCTGCTCCAACAACGCCAGGGCACTTTGCTTGTCGACGACCTCGCGACCTGGTTGAGTGCCCGTATTGATGCAGCCGATGGCTGGGATGATCCCCGCGCGCTGTTAGAAGGCCTAGAGCAAGAATTAATCCAGGCGCTTGAAGCTGCCACTGCCGATGTGATTATCGTGAGCGCGGAAGTGGGCATGAGCATCGTGCCTGAGCACCCCTCGGCGCGTGCTTTTCGCGATTGTTTAGGCACCTTAAATCAGGCGGTTGCCGAGGTATGTGAGGAAGTTCTGCTTGTGGTGGCCGGCCAAAGGCTAAAGTTGAAGTCTGCATAA
- a CDS encoding adenosylcobinamide-GDP ribazoletransferase: MSDKVDFVEGAHGPAILEGPLTALSWLTILPIRGATAFDRITGARVISSVPVVGMVYGVLAALVAWLGIALGASPLLIGVLAVTAMELFGRFMHLDGLGDVADALGSYGSPAKAREVLADPHIGLIGAASGLLSLLAQVAAIGSIATLAPDHLPVALLAIAAGPAIGRLGVLFVCHQSRAPMKPTGFAAQMIGTIPTSRIVVWIASYAVVLLIALPFAPGIALACWIALACTCISAWLFSRHCDRRFEGLNGDCCGFVIHLCTTIALVVLALSL; the protein is encoded by the coding sequence ATGTCCGACAAAGTCGATTTTGTTGAAGGTGCTCATGGCCCTGCCATCCTCGAAGGGCCGCTGACAGCACTGAGCTGGCTCACCATCTTGCCAATTCGTGGTGCGACTGCCTTTGATCGCATCACGGGTGCTCGGGTGATTAGCTCGGTTCCTGTGGTGGGCATGGTCTATGGCGTGCTCGCAGCACTCGTGGCCTGGTTGGGTATCGCCTTGGGTGCTTCCCCCTTACTTATTGGGGTGTTAGCCGTCACGGCGATGGAATTATTTGGCCGTTTTATGCATTTAGATGGCCTTGGCGACGTCGCCGATGCGCTGGGCAGCTACGGCTCCCCTGCCAAAGCGCGTGAGGTTCTTGCCGATCCTCACATTGGCCTTATCGGCGCAGCCTCGGGCTTATTGTCGTTGCTGGCTCAGGTCGCTGCCATTGGCAGCATCGCCACCTTGGCTCCTGATCACCTGCCTGTAGCGTTGCTCGCCATCGCAGCAGGGCCTGCCATTGGGCGCCTTGGGGTGTTGTTTGTGTGCCACCAAAGCCGCGCGCCGATGAAGCCCACGGGCTTTGCCGCGCAAATGATTGGCACGATCCCCACCTCGCGCATCGTCGTGTGGATCGCAAGCTACGCCGTGGTCTTGCTCATTGCGCTGCCATTTGCCCCCGGTATTGCTCTTGCTTGCTGGATTGCTTTGGCCTGTACTTGCATCAGCGCTTGGTTGTTCAGCAGGCACTGCGATCGACGCTTCGAAGGCCTCAATGGTGATTGCTGTGGTTTCGTTATCCACCTGTGCACCACCATCGCGCTCGTGGTGCTTGCTTTAAGCCTCTAA
- the asnB gene encoding asparagine synthase (glutamine-hydrolyzing), giving the protein MCGLLGMVTSHDNAEAFVDSINKALPCMRHRGPDEAGAWHDETTVFGFNRLSIIDLEHSHQPLRWGPEGQPHRYAMTFNGEIYNYLELREQLQEAGYSFYTEGDGEPIIVGFHHWGKDVVRHLRGMFGIAIWDTYERKLFLARDQFGIKPLYYATTEEGTVFASEKKCILEMAEDIGLGLELDRRAIEHYVDLQYVPEPESLHKEIRRIESGCTAFVSPGGEVKQERYFRPQFPAQPVPKGAEQDLFDRIAKALEDSVEKHMRADVTVGSFLSGGIDSTAIATLAKRHNPNLLTFTTGFEREGYSEVDVAAESAAAIGAEHIVKIVSPEEYADAIPKIMWYLDDPVADPSLVPLYFVAQEARKHVKVVLSGEGADELFGGYTIYKEPLSLAPFEKIPAPLRRNLGKLSKMLPEGVKGKSLLDRGSMTMEERYYGNARSFNFEQMQRVIPWAKREWDHREVTAPIYAESRHMDPVARMQHLDLFTWMRGDILVKADKINMAHSLELRVPFLDKEVFRVAETIPYDLKISHGTTKYALRKAMEQIVPEHVLHRKKLGFPVPMRNWLAGDELFGWAQDQINASQTEEIFDKQAVLAMLNEHRDGHSDHSRRLWTVLAFMVWHGIFVEHRIDPGIEDRDYPVYL; this is encoded by the coding sequence ATGTGCGGGCTTCTAGGAATGGTCACTAGCCACGACAACGCTGAAGCGTTCGTGGACTCTATTAATAAGGCATTGCCCTGTATGCGGCATCGCGGCCCCGACGAGGCCGGCGCCTGGCACGACGAGACCACGGTGTTCGGTTTTAACCGCCTCTCGATTATCGATCTCGAGCACTCTCACCAGCCACTGCGCTGGGGGCCAGAGGGGCAACCGCACCGTTATGCCATGACCTTTAACGGCGAGATCTACAACTACCTGGAGCTTCGCGAGCAGCTCCAGGAAGCCGGATACTCCTTCTATACGGAAGGCGATGGCGAACCGATCATCGTTGGATTCCACCACTGGGGTAAAGACGTGGTGCGCCACCTGCGCGGCATGTTCGGCATTGCCATCTGGGACACCTATGAGCGCAAGCTTTTCCTCGCACGCGATCAGTTCGGCATTAAGCCGCTCTACTACGCCACCACCGAAGAAGGCACCGTCTTCGCCTCGGAAAAGAAGTGCATCTTGGAGATGGCGGAGGATATTGGTCTCGGCCTGGAACTTGACCGCCGTGCCATCGAGCACTACGTGGATCTGCAATATGTGCCAGAACCAGAAAGCCTGCACAAAGAAATCCGCCGCATTGAATCTGGCTGCACCGCCTTCGTCTCCCCCGGTGGCGAAGTAAAGCAGGAACGATACTTCCGGCCACAGTTCCCGGCACAGCCAGTACCTAAAGGGGCCGAGCAAGATCTCTTTGACCGCATTGCCAAGGCGTTAGAGGATAGCGTCGAAAAGCACATGCGTGCCGATGTGACCGTGGGCTCTTTCCTTTCCGGCGGCATTGACTCCACCGCCATTGCCACGCTGGCTAAGCGCCACAACCCCAATCTGCTGACCTTCACCACCGGTTTTGAGCGCGAGGGCTATTCAGAGGTTGATGTTGCGGCGGAATCCGCTGCTGCGATCGGCGCAGAGCACATCGTGAAAATCGTCAGCCCCGAGGAATACGCCGACGCTATTCCGAAGATCATGTGGTACCTCGACGATCCGGTGGCCGACCCTTCGTTGGTGCCCCTGTACTTCGTTGCCCAAGAAGCACGCAAGCACGTCAAAGTGGTGCTCTCCGGCGAGGGCGCCGATGAGCTTTTCGGTGGCTACACCATTTATAAGGAGCCACTCTCGCTTGCCCCATTTGAAAAGATCCCGGCCCCACTGCGCCGCAACCTTGGCAAGCTTTCCAAGATGCTTCCCGAAGGTGTGAAGGGCAAATCGCTGCTCGACCGCGGCTCGATGACGATGGAGGAGCGTTACTACGGTAACGCGCGCTCCTTTAACTTCGAGCAGATGCAACGCGTGATCCCCTGGGCGAAGCGCGAATGGGATCACCGCGAAGTAACCGCGCCGATCTACGCAGAATCACGGCACATGGATCCCGTTGCCCGTATGCAGCACCTCGATCTGTTTACCTGGATGCGTGGCGATATTTTGGTCAAGGCCGACAAGATCAATATGGCTCACTCGCTTGAGCTGCGCGTTCCCTTCCTGGATAAGGAAGTCTTCCGCGTTGCCGAGACCATCCCCTATGACCTCAAGATCTCCCACGGCACCACCAAGTACGCGCTGCGTAAGGCCATGGAGCAGATCGTGCCCGAGCATGTCCTACACCGCAAGAAGCTGGGCTTCCCCGTGCCGATGCGCAACTGGCTTGCCGGCGATGAGCTATTCGGCTGGGCTCAAGACCAGATCAATGCATCTCAAACCGAAGAGATCTTTGATAAACAAGCCGTGCTGGCCATGCTCAATGAGCACCGCGATGGCCACAGCGATCACTCGCGCCGCCTTTGGACGGTGCTGGCCTTTATGGTCTGGCACGGCATCTTTGTGGAACACCGCATCGATCCGGGTATCGAAGACCGCGACTACCCCGTCTACCTCTAA
- a CDS encoding HesB/IscA family protein codes for MTTANTNTGVILTEAAAAKAKALLDQEGRDDLSLRIAVQPGGCAGLRYQLYFDDRALDGDKEDVVGGVRLVVDKMSVPYLTGAKIDFADTIESQGFTIDNPNAGSSCACGDSFN; via the coding sequence ATGACCACCGCCAACACCAATACCGGCGTCATTCTCACCGAAGCCGCTGCCGCCAAGGCAAAGGCACTGCTAGACCAAGAAGGTCGCGATGACCTCTCCCTGCGCATCGCCGTGCAGCCAGGTGGTTGCGCTGGCCTGCGCTACCAGCTTTACTTCGACGACCGCGCACTCGATGGCGATAAAGAAGACGTAGTGGGCGGCGTGCGCCTGGTGGTGGATAAGATGTCTGTTCCTTATCTCACCGGCGCAAAGATCGACTTTGCCGACACCATCGAATCTCAGGGCTTTACCATAGACAACCCCAACGCAGGCAGCTCCTGCGCTTGCGGCGACTCCTTCAACTAA
- the ctaC gene encoding aa3-type cytochrome oxidase subunit II has protein sequence MKQQQQRGFGRKALLAGVLGIGGFALAGCDVEAPGGVLGKALAFGWPEGITPEATAMYNFWVWVWVAAWTIGFIMWGLFIYGMFAWSAKRAKKAGKDEFPRQTQYNIPLELVLTIVPIVIVMVLFFFTVQTQDKVTALDKDPKVKVDVTGYQWNWKFGYREVAGELTQDGNDYNGVDEVRQQQAEETKFDDEGAGVKHPNPINGRSIGDKSYLNFDKIETIGTTNVVPVLVLPSDTAIEFSLASDDVSHAFWVPEFLFKRDVYNHPEQNKQERRFQIEKIEEEGAFVGRCAEMCGTYHAMMNFEIRVVSPEKFKQYLQYRIDNPEAENSDALASIGEAPYATSTAPFNPDRATVDGDNAQDPNAAPR, from the coding sequence GTGAAACAACAGCAGCAGCGTGGCTTTGGCCGTAAGGCACTGCTAGCCGGTGTCCTTGGCATCGGTGGCTTCGCCCTTGCGGGATGCGACGTGGAGGCTCCGGGCGGCGTGCTCGGCAAGGCGCTCGCATTCGGCTGGCCGGAAGGTATTACGCCGGAAGCAACCGCAATGTATAACTTCTGGGTTTGGGTATGGGTTGCAGCCTGGACCATCGGCTTCATCATGTGGGGCCTGTTCATCTACGGCATGTTCGCTTGGAGCGCTAAGCGCGCCAAGAAGGCCGGCAAGGATGAATTCCCACGCCAGACTCAGTACAACATCCCGCTTGAGCTCGTGCTCACCATTGTCCCAATCGTCATCGTGATGGTGCTGTTCTTCTTCACCGTCCAGACCCAGGACAAGGTCACCGCTTTGGATAAGGATCCAAAGGTGAAGGTGGACGTAACCGGCTACCAGTGGAACTGGAAGTTCGGCTACCGCGAAGTTGCCGGTGAACTCACTCAGGACGGCAACGACTACAACGGCGTCGACGAGGTTCGTCAGCAGCAGGCTGAAGAGACCAAGTTCGACGATGAGGGCGCAGGCGTGAAGCACCCCAACCCGATCAATGGTCGTTCCATCGGCGATAAGTCCTACCTGAACTTTGACAAGATCGAAACCATCGGTACCACCAACGTGGTTCCTGTGTTGGTTCTGCCTTCCGATACCGCCATCGAGTTCTCCTTGGCATCGGACGACGTTTCCCACGCATTCTGGGTACCCGAGTTCCTGTTCAAGCGCGACGTGTACAACCACCCCGAGCAGAACAAGCAGGAACGTCGCTTCCAGATTGAAAAGATCGAAGAAGAAGGCGCCTTCGTTGGTCGCTGTGCTGAAATGTGCGGCACCTACCACGCCATGATGAACTTCGAGATCCGCGTTGTGTCCCCGGAGAAGTTCAAGCAGTACCTGCAGTACCGCATCGACAACCCCGAGGCTGAGAACTCCGATGCGTTGGCTTCCATTGGTGAGGCTCCTTACGCCACCAGCACCGCACCATTCAATCCGGATCGTGCCACCGTTGATGGTGACAACGCCCAAGACCCCAACGCGGCGCCACGCTAG
- a CDS encoding DUF3043 domain-containing protein: protein MNQSQDNTEHLPKGYTPKKGRPTPKRKEAEQHTGGFEARFAPQQSWSESRKERKALKASMSSEEWKEYKAKQKEQRKQRQREAQAGMDRGEEQYLLDRDRGPEKRFLRDFVDSRRYASNFVMPVALLLLVVLFVGQWAPTFASIASMAAMLMMLAFLVEGIVLGRSASKATREKFPDTNLRGSSMGFYAYSRATQPRRWRTPKPRVELGQKVV from the coding sequence GTGAATCAATCGCAGGATAATACTGAGCATCTTCCCAAGGGCTATACCCCAAAGAAGGGTCGTCCGACCCCGAAGCGCAAGGAGGCCGAGCAGCATACTGGTGGCTTTGAGGCTCGTTTCGCCCCTCAGCAATCGTGGAGTGAGTCGCGCAAGGAGCGCAAGGCGCTAAAGGCCTCTATGTCTTCCGAGGAGTGGAAGGAATATAAGGCAAAGCAAAAAGAGCAGCGCAAGCAGCGCCAGCGTGAGGCGCAGGCCGGCATGGATCGTGGCGAGGAGCAGTATTTGCTCGATCGCGACCGCGGCCCCGAGAAGCGTTTCTTGCGTGATTTTGTAGATTCGAGGCGCTATGCCAGCAACTTTGTTATGCCTGTAGCGTTGCTGCTGCTGGTGGTGTTGTTTGTAGGCCAGTGGGCTCCTACCTTTGCCAGCATCGCCTCGATGGCGGCGATGTTGATGATGTTGGCGTTTTTGGTTGAAGGCATTGTGCTCGGCCGCTCTGCGTCGAAGGCCACTCGCGAGAAGTTCCCGGATACCAACCTGCGTGGTTCCTCGATGGGCTTTTATGCTTATTCCCGCGCTACGCAGCCTCGTCGTTGGCGCACGCCGAAGCCTCGCGTAGAGCTTGGCCAGAAGGTGGTTTAG